A stretch of the Capsicum annuum cultivar UCD-10X-F1 chromosome 8, UCD10Xv1.1, whole genome shotgun sequence genome encodes the following:
- the LOC107879187 gene encoding uncharacterized protein LOC107879187 codes for MGVIRNGREDWVVGFSKRFTHENNNLIEFLVLKEGLNLALDQNLKPLDICIDSMEVINMLHHGNSLYNLNIFECKSLLESLGNPPVYHTYREKNRVADWMAKQDSKLDLFDKLHIFATPPASVGVVFREDFKGKSFSRVVSNNGNTYPNSYVFVPD; via the coding sequence ATGGGGGTTATCAGGAATGGTCGAGAGGATTGGGTGGTAGGTTTTAGCAAGAGATTTACCCATGAGAACAACAACCTCATAGAGTTCTTGGTCCTGAAAGAAGGCCTCAATCTAGCCCTCGACCAGAATTTGAAACCTTTAGATATCTGCATTGATTCTATGGAAGTCATTAACATGTTGCACCATGGAAACTCACTCTATAACTTAAATATATTTGAATGCAAATCTCTACTAGAAAGCTTGGGGAATCCTCCAGTTTACCACACTTATCGGGAGAAGAATAGAGTAGCGGACTGGATGGCAAAACAAGACTCGAAGTTAGATCTTTTTGACAAACTACATATTTTTGCAACTCCTCCGGCTAGTGTAGGAGTAGTTTTTAGGGAAGACTTCAAGGGAAAATCCTTCTCCCGAGTTGTATCCAATAATGGCAATACTTATCCAAACTCATATGTTTTTGTACCTGATTAG